From a region of the Rhinolophus sinicus isolate RSC01 linkage group LG04, ASM3656204v1, whole genome shotgun sequence genome:
- the CLDN23 gene encoding claudin-23: protein MRTPVVMTLGMVLAPCGLLLNLTGTLAPGWRLVKGFLNQPVDVVLYQGLWDMCREQSSRERECGQPDEWGYFAAEPVLVARGLMVTSLATTVLGLLLASLGVRCWQEEPHFVLAGLSGIVLFLAGLFSLIPVSWYNHFLADRSVLPAPDSPVTVEVSYSLVLGYLGSCLLLLGGFSLALSFAPWCEERCHRCRKAYPGGPRRPSVSTVQVDWPEPALTPAIKYYSDGQHQPRPAELGATGKPKVGFPMPRPPPKAYTNPLDVLDGETVAGSQGASSRSTRPCHSSLPCDSDL, encoded by the coding sequence ATGCGGACGCCGGTGGTGATGACGCTGGGCATGGTGCTCGCGCCCTGCGGGCTGCTGCTCAACCTGACGGGCACGCTGGCGCCCGGCTGGAGGCTGGTGAAGGGCTTCCTCAACCAGCCGGTGGACGTGGTGCTGTACCAGGGACTGTGGGACATGTGCCGCGAGCAGAGCAGCCGCGAGCGCGAGTGCGGCCAGCCCGACGAGTGGGGCTACTTCGCAGCCGAGCCAGTGCTCGTGGCGCGGGGACTCATGGTCACGTCGCTGGCGACCACggtcctggggctgctgctggcgtCGCTTGGCGTGCGCTGCTGGCAGGAGGAGCCCCACTTCGTGCTGGCGGGCCTCTCGGGCATCGTTCTCTTCCTCGCGGGCCTCTTCAGCCTCATCCCGGTCTCCTGGTATAACCACTTCCTGGCTGACCGCTCCGTCCTTCCCGCCCCGGACAGCCCGGTGACGGTGGAAGTCAGCTACAGTCTGGTGCTGGGCTACCTGGGCAGctgcctgctgctgctgggcGGCTTCTCGCTGGCGCTCAGCTTCGCGCCCTGGTGTGAGGAGCGCTGTCACCGTTGTCGCAAGGCATACCCGGGCGGCCCGCGCCGCCCCAGCGTCAGCACGGTGCAAGTCGACTGGCCGGAGCCCGCACTCACGCCTGCCATCAAGTACTACAGTGACGGCCAGCACCAGCCGCGGCCCGCCGAGCTGGGCGCCACCGGCAAGCCCAAGGTGGGCTTTCCCATGCCGCGGCCGCCGCCCAAGGCCTACACTAACCCCTTGGACGTGCTGGATGGGGAGACGGTGGCTGGCTCCCAGGGCGCCTCCTCGCGCAGCACCCGGCCTTGCCACAGCTCCCTGCCCTGCGACTCCGACCTGTAG